The genomic segment TATCAATGGGTTATCAATACATATCTATTACGGAAAATAACGGCTTTTATAGAGCATACCGCGCTTGCAGGCGTTTTGTCTTTCATGGTAACAGCTGTAATCAAAAGCTTGCAAAAGGATTTTGAAAAAGCTCTCAAAAAAACAGGTATACTAGAAAAAATAGTGCCAGTGCCTCCTTCTCCCGATAGGAAAATACAGGAGCTTAAGGAAACTTTGGAGAAGCTGGATAAAGCCCTGATAGAGGGAAGGATAGATTTAGAAACGTATAAGAATTTAAAAGCTAAATATGAAGAAGAGTTGAAAAAACTGATGAGGAAATAACCCGAACTTATAGTATCTAAAATAGAATCTTTTAAATAGGAAATTTCTAACTAACCAATTTGGTGCTAATGTGTCTGAGTCAAATCCTTCCAAAGCGCCTGGTTACAAGAACGTTGTAGCCCTTGGATTTGTGAGTTTTTTCACGGATGTATCGCCTGAAATGATTCTGGGAATATTACCCATATACGTAGTTACTGAATTGAAAGCTTCAAAAGCTGCTCTAGGGCTTATGGAGGGTTTAGCGGAGCTGGCAAACTACGTTTTCAGGCTTTTATCCGGCATAGTTTCAGATAAGATAGGGAAAAGAAAGATATTGGTTTTTATAGGTTACTCTTTTTCAAGCGTTGCAAAGCCACTTTTCGCTTTTGCGAATACGTGGCTTGACGCGGTAGTTATAAGAACTCTAGATAGAGTAGGCAAGGGAGTTAGAACGGCGCCTAGAGACGCGCTTTTAAGCCAATCTGTTAAAAAAGAAGAAGCTGGAAAAGCCTTTGGCATTCATAGGACCCTAGATCAGTCTGGAGCGATTATAGGACCGCTATTAGCGTTCATAATAGTCCCACTGCTCGGCGCTAGAACTTTATTTTTGCTCTCGTTCATACCTGCCGCTGCCGCTCTTGTAGTTTTAACCTTTTTCGTAGTAGATATCGCTACGCCTTCGGTTAAAAGAGAATTCTTTAAAGGAGCCAAAAAAGTTTTCAAAGGAAAGTTTCTCTTGGCAATTATAGCTTTATCGCTTTTCAGCCTGGGCTCTTATAACTTTTCTTTCATAATCTTAAGAGCGGGCGAACTTGGCATAGCGACGTTCGCACTACCGCTCATATATATGACTATAAATATAACGCACACTCTAGCCGGTTATCCCTCTGGAGTATTAGCTGATAAAATTGGAAGGGAGAATATGCTCATTGTAAGCATGCTAGTGTTCGCTTTATCGTCTATTATGCTTTCATTGCTTTCTGGAAGCTGGGTCTACGGAGTAATTATAGCATTAGTTTTCGGCGTGTATCAAGGCATATACGATACGGTTTCGAGAGCTATAGTGCCTCAATATGCAGCTGAAGAATACAGAGGCACAGCGTATGGGATTTACCATCTCGTTATAGGATTATCTTTTCTAGCTGGGATA from the Thermoproteales archaeon genome contains:
- a CDS encoding MFS transporter, which codes for MSESNPSKAPGYKNVVALGFVSFFTDVSPEMILGILPIYVVTELKASKAALGLMEGLAELANYVFRLLSGIVSDKIGKRKILVFIGYSFSSVAKPLFAFANTWLDAVVIRTLDRVGKGVRTAPRDALLSQSVKKEEAGKAFGIHRTLDQSGAIIGPLLAFIIVPLLGARTLFLLSFIPAAAALVVLTFFVVDIATPSVKREFFKGAKKVFKGKFLLAIIALSLFSLGSYNFSFIILRAGELGIATFALPLIYMTINITHTLAGYPSGVLADKIGRENMLIVSMLVFALSSIMLSLLSGSWVYGVIIALVFGVYQGIYDTVSRAIVPQYAAEEYRGTAYGIYHLVIGLSFLAGISITGYLWDIYGRFLAFTYSTVMSLISAILMATIARK